In Coffea arabica cultivar ET-39 chromosome 9e, Coffea Arabica ET-39 HiFi, whole genome shotgun sequence, the genomic window tgtcaaaatttttctaaaataatttccaatatttcattgcAATTCTTCCAATTAAATGGccaaaatgttaaaattttaagtgtttaattcttccattggataaaatgctatgtgtattttggaaaagtttaattcttatttggcttggaatgaattattatgcaagtaagatttttacattttagaaagtatatttggttaaataagaaaaattatgcttaGATTTTTGCAAGATTAATGATATttatcatttttacttaattttataagtaagtgattgatatagtcaaagaaaaggccaaattcttcctttatttatatttagagggaaaaagaaacggattatttaaaaaaaaatgaatgaagaaaaatattattattttactccaatgattcacatactgagtaaccgggggttggcatttacaaatgtcgacattcgcgtaaaaaggtattggAATTAAGAGTAGGCTTAGCAAtttaaataagtgaaatgtcgagtaaccgggaattttcacctaaaagtgttgattttcgcgtaaaaagacgttttcactatttaaataaaatgaaatgagAATAAATCCCTCTAAATTGTGGAGTGTTGGAATGAGGAAGGCCATagaattgactatgtgatttacttatttgtagaattaggatagaatgagagattgagttgaatttgttaaaattagggcataattatttttctttaattgaatattatgagtatttagtgtaatttgagaaatggcataatgattggtttctagattttctaggaattaaatttgacaaaagtacGTATATTGCTTTATCTATTGAATCATTGAAGTAAGTTTTGTGTAAAagtgcttgaggacaagcaatgattcaagtgtgggggaatttgataagtgaatatttaacgttcATTTTGTACgaatttggcatgaatttttggtatgttttgagaagattaaagccatatttgaactcttttggtgataattgcttaaatattgtttaagggttaagaaattgataaatgagtggattaatgcgttaattttgtgaaattgtgaaggtaattgatgtatgaaattcatgcacaagttgaaagaaatgtcagggtcatccagaggacaaagtacacaagaaattgggagcaaaaatgtagaaaaaagggaagaagtgaaaaactggaaaattgctcaacacggatccgagctcggatccgtgtgtacAAGAGGGATCCgacccctcgtctgtacttctggcggagtgtatccgaggtcaggacgatccgacctcggatccatcatGGGAAGTCCTCGGATCCTCTAATCAgagctcggatccatttttCAGCCCTCGGATCCGTggctcggatctgtctctctcctcagcaagtggcacagccgtttttctttaaactttttcagctattttgagggacacaaatcggtggcacatgcttctgcaataaaagagaagaccaaatgagtgtggacaaaaggaaacatcatatctttgacttctttttacaaaatctgagtggaggaaattatgaagtgagaggaatggaatttctaccaccttttatgcagaaacacagggGAGAAGCCTGGCAttaccatacgtagctagttttctttcttgcaacaagttttctctctagttaagagttcttagagaagcatttggaatttcacttgtaatcatattgtgcaagaacatagcaggaattggagagtttcaccttcaattggctaagctttcttttatctttcttatacttgtattttatgatattttgcattaataaacttgtgagtttgattgttaaatcattcatgagtagctaaactccttcatctagggagtagatgaaacttatggctaaataatactaattgaatgtgatttacacttgttatatcttgtattaacttgtctacttgtgtagctgttCTTACTTGTTAttcattgatcaccaatagcatgtttatagtgttattattcaatgagaattggtaataacaattgaaacacatgagtagagcttgagttgtatgttcatgaaaatagagatacacttaggtggattattgagcatttcatgaaataaaacggagtagtagtagtatttcaccatgaaaataggaaaatctatattgctctaagccatttcatcatgaaaatgagacttggtaatcttggaaataaatctctggttaagcaagaataatagcaagaagtaaatccattcatttgtgtagtttatgccataagtggaatctacatccctagaatcttccttaagtgaaatttctctatttgcattcagcatttgttaaactagatttgtatatcagagttgtagattacagcattagactttctctgctcaaattaattgtaagtctaaataatagagagaacaagggcttagtaattgtttaaattgctcctcgtgggatcgacccgatacacatcttgtactacaattgcgacctgtatacttgcagtccaacgggtgtaaaatcggaattaaacttgcattgatagtAAAAACCCCGTCATGACCTGTGCTACCTAACGTCATCAAAGTAGGTCTTTCTGATAGCCTTATAGCCAACTTATGGATTAGGGGCAGGAGTGGTCATCAGGCCGACCGCTCCTGAACGGTCCTTTCACAGGCAAAAACATGAGGAGAAAAATGATCCACGTCAGGAAGGCTTAAGAAAGGGTAAAAATGACGCCGTtcgaaattaaaaaattttgacttcCAAACAGAATCAGACGGAGCAAACGgtagaattgaaattttgaaaagcaagttgaaattttgaattagcCGCAGAAAACAAAATTGAGGGAAGAGTCTTGGCATGCTCCGTCTGAAGGTAGGGAGTTGACAGAAAACTCTTATCtcagttttcttttcttagaaaaCTCTTTTCTCAGTTTCTGTTCGAGAGTGTTACCAAGAAACTGAGAAGAGACTTCGGAGACTGGGTCAGCAAATGTTGTATCCATTTAAATGCTTACAAGGCAGGCGGCAAGGTAGAAGCAAACAGAGGAAATTCAGCATCTCATAAAACACCAGATTTTGTCCTTCAACTTAATAGCAGAAGTAGCTGCGCTCTCTGAGTTTGGTAAAACGTAGAGCGTATTTACAATACCAAGGTAACGTGACTGAACCATGTAACTAACTGTGGCCAATCATTTGTCATCCAAATGCACATCTGTTAAATGAAGGATGAAATTAGATTTACTAAAGACATCATATGAAGATGATAGAAGAATAGTAAAGTTGTACCGTGTCTGTGTGTATGTGAGCATTCAGCTTTTTAGTGATGGATTATAATGAAATAGTAGTTATCGGAAGACCCAGGAGTATGTATTCAAGTAAAGCGAAATTAGGGAAAGATGAGAAAAATAAAGTCACATTTAACAAGTGAATGAATGTACATCCTGTtgtaaattagttacaagttatAGGCACTGTATTATAATTGATATGAATCATTGTGCATCCAGCAGTTGGTCTATGCTCATGACACAATCTTAGTTTGCCCCTCTCTCCTGACCATGTGGTGTGTGTAAAATAGAGGTACAGAGTTGAATGAGGTGAAGCAGAAGAAAAGACCGACCTATGTGAATAATAAATGGGTGTACTTGGTATTGTAAGTAAATTACATGATGTAATAAATATATTACAATGAGTAGAAAATACTTGTTTGACCCTCAAAATATAGAAATAGTAAAAAATGCGGAGTTGGCTTCGGCAGTTGTCATTGACGAATGACATAAGGTCTAGTGAAACAAATTACCTAGAACCTAAATATAATCACCCGAGTGGATGAACATACAGTTAAAATATACTTACATTATGTGACCAACACAATACAGTACGTATAACCTAATGTACATGGAGTTGTATTGTACATACATAATGCCGTTGTCTTAGAGTATAATAGGATTGGTATATGAGTATTTGTACAACATTAATCATATCGATTGGGAGTAATAATAGGATTTGATATACAAGTAATGTGTGTAACATAACACATTATGAATGGTAATATACACTTATATTGTTGTTTATGTACATATTATTCATGAACTGTTGTAAATTATGGTGTTTGATACATAATTGGTAGGAGCAGAAGTAATGGATTGTAGCAAATTAACAGAAAATGGGACTCCTGAATTAGGAATGGAGTTCAATAGTGAAAAAGATGCGTACAAGTTTTACAATAAATATGTCTTTAAAATGGGTTTTAGTGTACGCAAAGACTATTTAAAATGGGTTCTAGAAGCAAAGTTGTAAATTAGTTACATATTATAGCCACCGTATTACAATTGATATGAATCATTGTGCATGTAGTAGTTGGTCCATGCTCATGGAGCAATATTAGTTTGTCCCTCTCCTGACCATGCAGTGTGTATAAAATGGAGGCGTATATCAGAATGAGGTGAACTAGAGGAAAAGACatatatgtgaataataaatGGATAAATCTTGTGTTGTAAGTAAATTACATGATGtaagaaatatattacaatgagTAGAAAGTACTTGTTTGGCCCTCAAAATGTAGAAATAGTAAAAAATGTGGAGTTGGCTTATGCGGTTGTCATTAATGAATGACATAAGGCCCAGTGAGCTAAAGAATCTAGAATCAAAATATAATCACCAGCGTGGATGTACGTACAATTAAAATAGACTTACATCGTGTGACCAATACATTACAGTCCATATAAGTTAGTGTACATGGAGTTGTATTTGTACATAAATAATGCCGTTGTCTTAGAGTAAAAACAAGGTGATGTGAATCATTAATCATATTGATAAGCGTAATAATAGGATTTGGTATACGAGTAATGTGTGATTCATAATACATTATGAAtagtaatatacatttatgttgTCGTTTATGTATATATTATTCATGAAGTGTTGCAAATTAGGGTGTTTGATACATAATTGACAGGTAATGAATTGCAGCAAATTGGCAGAAGATGGGACCCCTGAGTTAGGAATGGAGTTCAACAGTGAAGAGGATGCGTACAAGTTTTACAACAAGTATGCCTTTAAAATGGGTTTTAATGTACGTAAAGACtatttgaataaaaacaaagacGGCGTGACCACGTCTAGGAGATATAGTTGCTGCAAGGAAGGTGTGAAGCGCAAGTATGAAGGTGATGTGATGCCAAAGAGGACACGAGCGTCGACGAAAACAGGGTGTGGAGCTAAAATGGTTATCGTGTTGTTTAGATGGGCAATGAAATACCGTGTGCATGACCTTGTCTTAGAGCATAATCATGAGTTGCACATTGCTCAATGTGCGCACATGATGCCATCACAAAGAAAAGTGAGTGTGGCTCAAGGATTCCAAGCTGAAATAAGCTAGGATGCTGGGCTTTCATTGAAACAGAGCCATGAGCTTATGGGAAAGAAGGTAGGTGGGATGGGTAATGTGGGATATACTCGAGATGATCTTAAACGATATTTTCGAACGAGACGGGTAAGGAGCTTGAAATATGGAGAAGCAGATAGCATGTTGAATTATTTTCAAAAGTAAACACTCGAGAATCCATTCTTTTTTCATGCCGTACAGCTGGACTGTGAAGAACAGATAATGAATATCTTTTGGGCTGATGCAGGAATGTTAATTGACTACAACATTTTTGGAGACGTAGTCACATTTGAcacaacctacaaaacaaataaagaatacCGGTCATTTGGAGTATTTGTGGGTTTTAATCAGCATAGGCAAATTGTGATATTCGGTGCTGCCCTTATGTATGATGAAACGATAGATTCTTTCAAATGGGTGTTTGGTACATTTCTAGAAGCAATGTGCGGAAAGCGTCCAAGTACCATACTAACCGACCAAGATCACGCCATGACAGCCGTTCTTTCTGTTGTCATGCCTGAAACATTTCACGGTCTATGTACGTTTCACATAAGACGTAATTTTATGAAACATTTTGGcaatcactacaagaaaaataGTGATCTTCCATACATGTTTGGTGCCTGCATGTATGAGTTTGAAGAAGTGGAACAATTCAATAGGGTGTGGGAGGCGATGGTGAAGAAACACAatcttgaaaataatgaatggCTCTCCGGGTTATATAGAATTCGTGATAAATGGGCAAGGTGCATGATAAAAGAAAGATGGACCGCAGGAATGCGAAGCCCCCAACTTAGCGAAAGCCTAAATGCAGCaattaaaaatcatttgaaactgGATCATGACCTTGTGCAGTTCTTTAGACATTTCAATCGAGTGGTTGATGAAAAGAGATATAATGAACTGATCGCAGAATATGAAATGAGGCAAAAGCTGCCCATGGTAGGGTTAAGGCAAACACCTATGCTTGTGCATGCATCAGAGACGTATTCACCAACCATATTTGTTACATTTCAAAATGAATATGGCGAGTCAACAGCTATGGTTATATTGAGACAACAAGATGCAACGATGTTTGTGGAGTTTGCGGTCATGAGGTATGATGGAGGACCTGAAAGAATAGTGGTATTCAATCGGAATGATCTAAGTGTACGTTATAGTTGCAAAAAATACGAGAATGAAGGCATTTTATGTGGGCACGCGTTGAAGGTGTTTGATACCGTGGGTACTATACAAATTGCGAGACACAAACACTAGCCACTTACATATTAAGTGATTTAGATGAAGCCTCGGGTTCTTTGCCACCAAACTTTCCTGTTGGTTTATCTCTACCACCTTGGCCACTTGAAGTTCTCGATCTTTTTCCTGCCATCTGAACTAAGAGTTATACAACTGCACTTCAGTTCTATTATGCTTTCCCAAGTTATTCTGAATGCATTACAAAGTAATAACATCTATAATACATCACTTTCAAATCTCAGTAACAATACTTTCAAAAACTTGTAACTTTTGTTCCACACTATGTTTGCCAAAATTAATAGTGAGTTAATTATTCTGCTGGGCATCTTCCACTTACAATCTACTCTCACTCATTTATCATTTTTTACGCAATTGACctcttcttctatttcttgtCCTACTGTACACATATGAGTTATGTATCAATTGTGAGGTACCAATTGAACAATTATGTAATATAGTATTTTATAGAGCAATTATTATATTATAATTGCTAAGTCACTGCGTGTTACACTTATCCAACTTCATGTCCAATCACACTAGCGGAGCAAAGCTTGTAACCCTTTTTTCACATTCAGTATGTCAAACTTAACGCAAGTAAATCATTTTTCATACCTTGTTCAGCTTGTCGTCTGCTGCCCTACCTATCAAGTTCCAAACAATCGacttcttcttctctttatcCTGTGATTATACAAATATGAGTTAACTAACAAACAATAACTAGAAAGTTCACAATATGTTCATGCAATTTTACACATCAGTTTTGTTACTGTAACTTCTGAATCACTGCATGTAACAGTTATCCAACCTGCTGTCCAACATGCCTAGTTAAAACAACTTGtaacatttttggccacaatgCATCTATCAATCTCAGTGTTATATACATTCACGCCGCTTAACAATTTTACCCTGCATCACTATTTATTCATATCAAATGTCTCTTATACAATACTCTGATACATACTTAAGGGAACTATctttgtaacactttttttcGCTTTGTATGTCACAATCAATAGGATGTACAAACCACAAACAAATAAACTATAATCCGCCCCCAACCATTGCTAGCCAACAGAATCTACAATAAGTTCAAAGCAATAACTAGTACCCCTATTATATTATTACCCAACCAATTCCATAC contains:
- the LOC113709906 gene encoding protein FAR1-RELATED SEQUENCE 5-like; the protein is MNCSKLAEDGTPELGMEFNSEEDAYKFYNKYAFKMGFNVRKDYLNKNKDGVTTSRRYSCCKEGVKRKYEGDVMPKRTRASTKTGCGAKMVIVLFRWAMKYRVHDLVLEHNHELHIAQCAHMMPSQRKSHELMGKKVGGMGNVGYTRDDLKRYFRTRRLDCEEQIMNIFWADAGMLIDYNIFGDVVTFDTTYKTNKEYRSFGVFVGFNQHRQIVIFGAALMYDETIDSFKWVFGTFLEAMCGKRPSTILTDQDHAMTAVLSVVMPETFHGLCTFHIRRNFMKHFGNHYKKNSDLPYMFGACMYEFEEVEQFNRVWEAMVKKHNLENNEWLSGLYRIRDKWARCMIKERWTAGMRSPQLSESLNAAIKNHLKLDHDLVQFFRHFNRVVDEKRYNELIAEYEMRQKLPMVGLRQTPMLVHASETYSPTIFVTFQNEYGESTAMVILRQQDATMFVEFAVMRYDGGPERIVVFNRNDLSVRYSCKKYENEGILCGHALKVFDTVGTIQIARHKH